A genomic window from Rhodococcus sp. KBS0724 includes:
- a CDS encoding serine/threonine dehydratase → MTPRSENSTGPVAMTVVDVEAARKRIDGLARRTPIFRTSVSTPRGDVAVLFKLEYLQHGGSFKVRGSFNAVERAAADGTMPSAGVVIASGGNAAIGAAWASRRRGLGCTVVVPETAPDAKVAALGALGATVEKVGDRYVLAAAAATEIALSSGALELHAYDLPDIVAGAGTIALEVAEEVAGPITYCIAVGGGGLVSGIAAAARPGDRVIAVEPVGAATLHAALKAGHPVDIELDSIAADSLGATRIGGIAWETVTANAVDSVVVDDDSIIQARSFLWREFRILVELGTAAALVPVLDGTVSPPPDGELCVVLCGANVSLGDLGV, encoded by the coding sequence ATGACTCCTCGCAGCGAGAACAGCACGGGACCAGTCGCGATGACGGTTGTCGACGTCGAAGCGGCGCGGAAGCGGATCGACGGACTTGCCAGACGGACTCCGATCTTCCGTACCTCGGTCTCTACCCCTCGCGGAGACGTCGCGGTGCTGTTCAAACTGGAATACCTCCAACATGGTGGTTCGTTCAAGGTGCGCGGCAGTTTCAACGCGGTAGAGCGGGCAGCTGCCGACGGCACGATGCCCAGTGCGGGTGTGGTGATCGCATCGGGTGGAAACGCGGCCATCGGAGCTGCGTGGGCGTCGCGTCGGCGTGGTCTGGGTTGCACCGTGGTGGTGCCGGAGACGGCACCCGATGCAAAGGTCGCGGCGCTCGGCGCCTTGGGTGCCACGGTCGAAAAGGTGGGCGATCGGTATGTTCTGGCGGCCGCAGCGGCCACCGAAATTGCCTTGTCGAGTGGAGCTTTGGAGCTGCACGCCTATGACCTGCCAGATATAGTCGCCGGTGCCGGAACTATTGCTCTCGAGGTTGCGGAGGAGGTTGCCGGGCCGATTACCTATTGCATCGCCGTCGGTGGTGGTGGACTGGTGTCGGGGATAGCTGCCGCTGCTCGGCCAGGTGATCGCGTCATCGCGGTGGAACCGGTTGGAGCGGCCACGCTGCACGCAGCGCTCAAGGCTGGACATCCCGTCGATATCGAGTTGGACAGCATCGCGGCCGATTCTCTCGGAGCGACACGCATCGGCGGTATTGCCTGGGAGACTGTCACCGCCAATGCAGTGGACAGTGTTGTCGTAGATGATGATTCGATAATTCAGGCCAGATCGTTTCTGTGGCGGGAGTTTCGGATACTCGTGGAGTTGGGTACCGCCGCTGCGCTGGTTCCGGTACTGGACGGCACGGTTTCACCACCGCCAGATGGTGAGTTGTGCGTGGTTCTGTGTGGAGCCAACGTAAGCCTGGGGGATCTCGGCGTGTGA
- a CDS encoding ethanolamine utilization protein: protein MSISTTSTTPAEFRVTADFWAELPQMPESEYPGTKGFIDDVYSNPDGSEMSAGYFELIRTDAPLDYLYEYDEMKVVLEGEFVLENLDTGQVSVAKAKDAIFFPKGSRIRFTTPDRALAYYVGHRSFAP, encoded by the coding sequence ATGAGCATTTCTACGACGTCCACAACGCCGGCCGAATTCCGTGTCACCGCAGATTTCTGGGCAGAACTCCCTCAGATGCCCGAATCGGAGTATCCGGGAACCAAGGGATTCATCGACGACGTCTACTCCAATCCGGATGGATCAGAAATGTCCGCGGGCTACTTCGAATTGATCCGCACCGACGCTCCCCTCGACTACCTCTACGAATACGACGAGATGAAGGTGGTCCTCGAAGGTGAGTTCGTTCTCGAAAATCTCGACACAGGCCAGGTGAGCGTCGCGAAGGCGAAGGACGCGATCTTCTTCCCCAAAGGTTCACGGATCAGGTTCACCACACCCGACCGCGCGCTGGCCTACTATGTCGGCCACCGCTCATTCGCACCGTAA
- a CDS encoding TetR/AcrR family transcriptional regulator, translated as MSSRAKILAAATELLNASPDGDISTRAICERAGVGAPALYRQFGDKDGLLAAVVDAGFTEYLEGKRAAVPSSDPVADLRAGWDAHTAFALAHPAHYRLLHSPSAKSAETALQAQALLRSVLERCAAAGVLTVSVDVATQMVMSANAGVALMLVVRPEQYPDPTLSQRVRDGILGAVISDSAAPQDTSLNTVASALDTQLATAGSTSLSPNEVALMRDWLRKLSDSPTTDQEHRHV; from the coding sequence ATGAGTTCGAGAGCAAAGATACTGGCGGCAGCGACCGAGTTGCTCAACGCCTCTCCGGACGGCGATATATCCACCCGCGCCATCTGCGAGCGAGCAGGCGTCGGCGCTCCCGCGCTCTACCGCCAGTTCGGCGACAAAGACGGCCTGCTCGCAGCGGTCGTCGATGCAGGATTCACGGAATACCTGGAAGGCAAACGTGCCGCCGTCCCCTCTTCGGATCCGGTAGCCGATCTGCGTGCGGGCTGGGACGCACATACCGCGTTTGCGCTTGCACATCCCGCCCATTACCGATTGCTGCATTCACCCTCGGCGAAGAGCGCCGAGACCGCGCTGCAGGCGCAGGCCCTGCTGCGCTCGGTTCTCGAACGCTGTGCCGCCGCAGGAGTCCTGACCGTATCCGTCGACGTGGCCACGCAGATGGTGATGTCGGCCAATGCCGGCGTCGCGCTGATGCTGGTCGTGAGACCCGAGCAGTACCCCGATCCCACATTGTCGCAACGCGTTCGCGACGGAATTCTCGGGGCCGTCATCTCCGATTCCGCGGCCCCACAGGACACCTCGCTCAACACCGTCGCATCGGCTCTGGATACCCAACTCGCAACAGCGGGTTCTACTTCACTCTCCCCCAATGAAGTTGCCCTGATGCGTGATTGGCTCCGGAAACTCTCCGATTCACCCACTACCGATCAGGAGCACCGTCATGTCTGA
- a CDS encoding NAD(P)-dependent oxidoreductase, with amino-acid sequence MSKIAVFGGNGFAGSAIAKEARTRGHEVTTVSRTAQSNSDAHAVQGSLHDANTVEQITTANDVVVVAIPAREIDGKKLLDAVATLTDAAARNGARIAVVGGAGSLLVAEGGPRVVDTPDFPDAYKDEALAHADVLDALRNTSSDVDWFYVSPAALFGAHTGIPAKGSFQIGGDILLTDDEGNSAISGEDYARAFVDEIETPAHRRQRFTVAH; translated from the coding sequence ATGTCCAAGATCGCAGTATTCGGGGGAAACGGATTTGCCGGCAGCGCCATCGCGAAGGAAGCACGAACACGCGGTCATGAAGTCACGACGGTCTCGCGCACCGCTCAATCGAACTCCGACGCCCACGCGGTGCAGGGTTCTCTGCACGACGCAAACACTGTCGAGCAGATCACCACGGCCAACGACGTCGTCGTAGTTGCCATTCCCGCCCGCGAAATCGACGGCAAGAAACTCCTCGACGCCGTCGCTACCCTGACTGACGCCGCCGCGCGTAACGGTGCTCGTATCGCCGTTGTCGGCGGTGCCGGCAGCCTGCTGGTCGCCGAAGGCGGCCCTCGCGTCGTCGATACTCCGGATTTCCCGGACGCATACAAGGATGAGGCGCTCGCCCACGCCGATGTTCTCGACGCGCTCCGCAACACCAGTTCTGATGTCGACTGGTTCTATGTCAGTCCCGCCGCACTATTCGGGGCGCACACGGGCATCCCAGCGAAGGGTTCCTTCCAGATCGGTGGAGATATTCTCCTCACCGACGACGAGGGCAATTCTGCGATCTCCGGTGAAGACTACGCGCGCGCATTCGTCGACGAAATCGAAACTCCGGCGCACCGACGCCAGCGCTTCACCGTCGCACACTGA
- the aztD gene encoding zinc metallochaperone AztD → MHLNTRISRRLALATSVGLSLALVTGCSSNTTDTAEATTTTASAAPNEQASATPRLAVSYDGGVLVLDATSLDVVGETELDGFTRLNPAGDGRHVMISAGEAFKVLDTGTWSSAHGDHSHYYTANPAMSDVEFAANEPGHVVRHAGKTVLFNDGSGLVEIFDPVQLAKRQPRVETYTTPEPHHGVAVALADGSLLTTIGNSESRNGIAILDADRKEILRNEQCPGVHGEAVAADETIVLGCQDGLLVYKNGAITKVQSPDAYGRIGNQAGSEESDIVLGDYKTDPDAELERPQRVSLTNTTTSELKLVDLGTSYTFRSLGRGPHGEALVLGTDGAIHVIDPNTGAVTKKIAVIGEWTEPTEWQEPRPTLFTLDHTAYVTDPASKKLIAVDLEDGSILTETTLDHTPNELTGVTG, encoded by the coding sequence ATGCACCTCAACACCCGCATCTCGCGGCGCCTCGCTCTTGCCACGTCAGTCGGCCTCTCACTCGCCCTCGTCACCGGATGTTCGTCCAACACCACGGATACCGCGGAGGCAACAACCACCACCGCCTCGGCCGCACCGAACGAACAGGCCTCAGCAACACCACGCCTCGCGGTGTCCTACGACGGCGGCGTTCTGGTGCTGGATGCCACGTCTCTCGATGTGGTGGGCGAAACCGAGCTCGACGGCTTCACCCGACTCAACCCGGCCGGCGACGGTCGGCACGTCATGATCTCCGCCGGCGAAGCGTTCAAGGTACTCGACACCGGAACGTGGTCTTCGGCCCACGGTGACCATTCTCATTACTACACAGCCAATCCCGCGATGTCCGACGTCGAATTTGCGGCCAATGAACCCGGACACGTAGTGCGACATGCCGGGAAAACCGTCCTCTTCAACGACGGCTCGGGACTCGTCGAGATCTTCGACCCGGTTCAGCTGGCAAAGCGTCAACCTCGCGTCGAGACGTACACCACCCCCGAGCCCCACCACGGCGTTGCCGTCGCACTCGCAGACGGAAGCCTGTTGACGACTATCGGAAACTCCGAGTCCCGCAACGGCATTGCCATTCTCGACGCCGACCGCAAGGAAATCCTGCGCAACGAGCAGTGCCCGGGCGTTCACGGTGAGGCAGTTGCAGCAGACGAGACGATCGTCTTGGGCTGCCAGGACGGTTTGCTCGTGTACAAGAACGGAGCGATCACCAAGGTGCAAAGCCCCGATGCGTACGGCCGCATCGGCAATCAAGCCGGTTCCGAAGAATCCGACATCGTCCTCGGCGACTACAAAACCGACCCCGACGCCGAACTCGAACGCCCGCAACGGGTCTCCCTGACCAACACGACGACGTCGGAACTCAAGCTCGTCGACCTCGGCACCAGCTACACGTTCCGCTCACTCGGTCGCGGCCCGCACGGCGAAGCGCTGGTCCTCGGCACCGACGGCGCCATTCACGTCATCGATCCGAACACCGGCGCAGTCACCAAGAAGATTGCAGTCATCGGAGAGTGGACCGAACCCACCGAGTGGCAGGAACCCCGGCCCACTCTCTTCACACTGGACCACACCGCCTACGTCACCGACCCCGCGTCGAAGAAGCTGATCGCCGTCGACCTCGAAGACGGCAGCATCCTGACCGAGACCACCCTCGATCACACCCCGAACGAATTGACCGGCGTCACCGGCTGA
- a CDS encoding Hsp20/alpha crystallin family protein produces MLRFDPFSDIDSIAKSLLGADLGASRVPRFMPMDLYRVGDHYVLNADLPGVDPGTVDVSVDHGLLTLSATRTASSDENMQWLASERFAGTYRRQLSLGENIDADKISATYNNGVLSVTIPISEQAKPRRIEVSRAGDSEQTMINPTREHESNR; encoded by the coding sequence GTGCTCCGCTTCGACCCCTTCAGTGATATCGATTCGATCGCGAAGTCACTTCTCGGCGCAGACCTAGGCGCCAGCCGGGTTCCTCGTTTCATGCCGATGGACCTCTACCGCGTGGGCGACCACTACGTACTCAATGCCGACCTTCCCGGCGTTGATCCCGGAACCGTCGACGTGAGTGTCGATCACGGGCTTCTCACGCTGTCCGCCACCCGTACCGCGTCGTCGGACGAGAACATGCAGTGGCTGGCATCGGAACGGTTTGCCGGAACCTACCGGCGGCAATTGTCCCTCGGGGAGAACATCGACGCCGACAAGATCTCCGCAACGTACAACAACGGCGTTCTGTCCGTCACGATTCCGATTTCCGAGCAGGCAAAACCGCGTCGCATCGAGGTTTCTCGCGCCGGAGATTCCGAACAGACAATGATCAACCCGACGCGCGAGCACGAATCCAACCGTTGA
- a CDS encoding SDR family oxidoreductase, producing the protein MSDTTTRVAIVTGASGGIGRATAEKLAADGMAVAVHYSGNLERAQETVDAVITAGGQAIAVHADVADEAEVAALFDTVEHEFGGIDVVVHAAGIMILSTVAELNFDDFDRMHRTNVRGTFVVDQQAARRVRSGGAIINFSTSVKKLAFPTYAAYAATKGAVDAITLVLAKELRGRDITVNAVAPGPTATDLFLDGKDEATVENLSKMAPLERLGMPSDIAEAVAFLAGPARWVNGQVIYVNGGVV; encoded by the coding sequence ATGTCTGACACCACTACCCGCGTCGCCATAGTCACCGGAGCTTCCGGAGGGATCGGACGCGCCACTGCCGAAAAGCTTGCCGCCGACGGAATGGCTGTAGCCGTTCACTATTCAGGAAATCTCGAGCGCGCGCAGGAAACTGTTGACGCTGTCATCACTGCCGGCGGACAAGCGATTGCAGTCCACGCCGACGTTGCCGACGAAGCTGAGGTGGCAGCACTGTTCGATACGGTAGAGCACGAGTTCGGCGGCATCGACGTTGTTGTCCATGCCGCAGGCATCATGATTCTCTCGACAGTCGCGGAATTGAACTTCGACGATTTCGACCGGATGCACCGAACCAATGTCCGTGGCACGTTTGTCGTCGATCAGCAGGCCGCCAGGCGAGTACGCAGCGGCGGCGCCATCATCAATTTCTCCACCTCCGTGAAGAAACTGGCCTTCCCGACCTACGCCGCGTACGCCGCCACCAAAGGCGCCGTCGACGCGATCACCCTCGTTCTCGCCAAAGAGCTACGCGGACGCGATATCACGGTCAACGCTGTTGCTCCAGGCCCAACCGCTACCGACCTGTTCCTGGACGGGAAAGACGAGGCGACAGTGGAGAATCTGTCGAAGATGGCGCCCTTGGAGCGACTCGGAATGCCGTCGGACATCGCCGAGGCCGTCGCTTTCCTGGCCGGTCCCGCTCGCTGGGTCAACGGTCAGGTCATCTACGTCAACGGTGGCGTGGTCTAG
- a CDS encoding XRE family transcriptional regulator, protein MTTSKRSVHRDTGDPAPEQREVPADTPTGLDLEKVIAVQVRKLRLASGLSVGDMATRVGISKAMLSKIENAQTSCSLSTLARLAAGLDVPVTSLFRGADTARDAVFVEAGRGAEIVGRGTRVGHHYELLGSLRGQNKRLEPVLVTLTDASEVFPLFQHPGTELLYMLEGEMVYGHGESEYRMRPGDSLLLDGEGLHGPNELVTLPIRFLAVTAYPDNHQG, encoded by the coding sequence ATGACGACGTCGAAGCGCAGTGTCCACCGAGATACGGGAGACCCGGCACCGGAGCAGCGCGAAGTTCCTGCGGACACTCCGACCGGCCTCGACCTAGAGAAGGTGATCGCCGTTCAGGTGCGCAAGCTGCGGTTGGCCAGCGGACTGTCGGTCGGGGACATGGCGACTCGGGTCGGGATCTCGAAGGCGATGTTGTCCAAGATCGAGAATGCGCAGACTTCCTGCAGCCTGTCCACGCTGGCGCGCCTCGCAGCCGGTTTGGACGTACCGGTCACATCACTCTTTCGTGGTGCGGATACGGCGCGTGACGCGGTATTCGTGGAAGCCGGTCGCGGCGCGGAGATAGTCGGGCGAGGCACGCGGGTCGGGCACCATTACGAGTTGCTCGGGTCGTTGCGAGGGCAGAACAAGCGGCTGGAGCCGGTCCTCGTTACGTTGACTGATGCCAGTGAGGTGTTTCCCCTCTTTCAACACCCGGGAACCGAACTGCTCTACATGCTCGAAGGCGAAATGGTCTACGGGCACGGCGAATCGGAATATCGAATGCGCCCAGGGGATTCGCTCCTGTTGGACGGTGAGGGGCTGCACGGTCCGAACGAGTTGGTGACGTTGCCTATTCGCTTCCTGGCCGTGACCGCGTATCCGGACAATCACCAGGGCTGA
- a CDS encoding ammonium transporter translates to MDQAIVAADTAWILAAFTAVSLMVPGLALFYGGMVSVRSTLNMVMMTFGGFAVVGVLWIIFGYSAVLGDSLGGLGLLGDPLEYIGLGQLLEAPAEPALPPALVAGFQLLFAGITVALISGAFADRLKFGAWMIFAGIWATLVYFPVAHWVFAFDSADGSVVGGWIANKLAAVDFAGGTAVHINAGIAALAVILVLGKRRTFPNAPRPHSVPLTILGAGILFFGWFGFNGGSALAANNNASVVILNTVAAACAGICAWLVVEKFREGHATTLGAASGLIAALVAITPACGAVSPMGALIVGAAAGALCCFTISFKFKLGYDDALDVVGIHLVGGILGTLLVGLLAVPEAPSGAQGLFYGGGLELLGRQTVAVVAVVAYSFIVTFIIAKGIDLAMGLRVDPETEYEGLDVSVHGETAYVMDSVSMTSSTKHQPDSVSVAAESMTTKAASTVDSSS, encoded by the coding sequence ATGGATCAGGCAATCGTTGCCGCAGATACCGCGTGGATCTTGGCTGCATTCACTGCCGTATCTCTCATGGTTCCCGGACTGGCCCTCTTCTACGGCGGAATGGTCAGCGTCCGAAGCACTCTCAATATGGTCATGATGACATTCGGCGGCTTTGCCGTAGTAGGCGTTCTCTGGATCATTTTCGGCTACTCCGCGGTCCTCGGCGATTCACTGGGCGGACTCGGTTTACTCGGTGATCCACTCGAGTACATCGGTCTGGGCCAACTCCTCGAAGCGCCTGCCGAACCCGCACTGCCGCCCGCATTGGTGGCAGGATTCCAACTTCTGTTCGCCGGCATCACCGTCGCACTGATCTCGGGGGCGTTTGCCGACCGCCTGAAGTTCGGCGCCTGGATGATCTTTGCCGGGATCTGGGCCACTCTCGTGTACTTCCCGGTTGCCCATTGGGTGTTTGCGTTCGACTCCGCCGACGGCAGCGTCGTCGGCGGCTGGATCGCCAATAAGCTTGCCGCCGTGGACTTCGCAGGTGGAACTGCCGTGCACATCAACGCCGGTATCGCCGCTCTCGCCGTAATCCTGGTGCTCGGAAAGCGTCGCACATTCCCGAATGCACCACGGCCACACAGCGTCCCACTGACCATTCTCGGTGCCGGCATCCTATTCTTCGGCTGGTTCGGGTTCAACGGCGGTTCAGCGTTGGCCGCGAACAACAACGCGTCGGTGGTCATTCTGAACACGGTCGCCGCAGCGTGTGCCGGCATCTGCGCCTGGCTTGTCGTCGAAAAGTTCCGCGAAGGTCACGCAACGACGCTCGGTGCCGCATCCGGGCTGATCGCGGCACTGGTTGCCATCACTCCTGCCTGTGGCGCGGTCTCGCCGATGGGCGCCCTGATCGTCGGTGCCGCTGCAGGAGCGTTGTGCTGCTTCACCATTTCGTTCAAGTTCAAGCTCGGCTACGACGACGCACTCGACGTGGTCGGCATCCACCTCGTCGGCGGAATCCTCGGCACACTACTCGTCGGATTGCTGGCCGTACCGGAAGCTCCCAGCGGCGCCCAGGGACTGTTCTACGGTGGCGGCCTCGAGCTTCTCGGCAGGCAGACGGTGGCCGTGGTCGCGGTTGTCGCGTACTCGTTCATCGTCACATTCATCATCGCGAAGGGAATCGACCTCGCAATGGGGTTGCGCGTCGATCCCGAAACCGAGTACGAGGGCCTCGACGTGAGCGTTCACGGCGAAACCGCTTATGTGATGGATTCCGTCTCGATGACAAGTTCCACGAAGCACCAACCCGACTCGGTGTCCGTCGCCGCCGAATCCATGACCACCAAGGCTGCGAGCACAGTCGACAGCAGTTCGTAA
- a CDS encoding benzoate/H(+) symporter BenE family transporter, whose translation MSNTPTIAHTRVIAEPLLQPVYGPRRVLRDFGGTYGANAVIGIVFSATGPVAVILAAGLAGGLSQSELASWIFGAFFVNGILTITASWLYRQPLAFFWTIPGTVVVGASLEHLPWEQVLGAFFATGALILLLGLTGWVTPIMAALPMPIVMAMVAGVFLHFGTDLVEAPAHDAVIALPMIATFVTLSVFAKLGRFVPPVLGALIVGVVVILATGRFNSAGDAYEWLAHPMLTTPTWSWQAMIELVVPLAITVVVVQNGQGIAVLRAAGHQPPIGTATVACGVFSLVNAAVGCVSTCLTGPTNALLTASGERTRQYTAGIFCGLLAVVFGLFAPTFVAMMLGTPTAFIVTLGGLAMLKALQGAFVTAFGGKFTFGALIAFLVTISDVELFNIGGAFWGLVVGVIASRILERSDYS comes from the coding sequence ATGTCGAATACCCCGACAATTGCACACACTCGTGTCATCGCCGAGCCGCTGCTCCAACCCGTCTACGGGCCTCGGCGTGTCTTGCGGGACTTCGGGGGAACATACGGCGCCAACGCAGTTATCGGTATCGTCTTCTCCGCCACCGGTCCGGTAGCGGTCATCCTTGCTGCGGGTTTGGCCGGCGGTCTCAGCCAATCAGAGTTGGCCTCTTGGATTTTCGGCGCCTTCTTCGTCAACGGCATTTTGACGATCACCGCGTCCTGGCTGTATCGGCAACCATTGGCGTTCTTCTGGACGATTCCCGGAACCGTTGTCGTCGGAGCGTCGTTGGAGCATCTGCCGTGGGAGCAAGTGCTCGGAGCGTTCTTCGCGACCGGCGCCTTGATCTTGTTGTTGGGATTGACCGGGTGGGTCACACCGATCATGGCCGCATTACCCATGCCCATCGTCATGGCAATGGTGGCAGGCGTTTTCCTTCATTTCGGAACCGATTTGGTCGAAGCGCCCGCTCACGACGCGGTGATCGCCCTGCCGATGATCGCCACCTTTGTCACTCTGAGCGTGTTCGCCAAGTTGGGAAGATTCGTTCCGCCCGTTCTCGGCGCGCTGATCGTTGGCGTGGTCGTGATACTCGCGACCGGAAGATTCAACTCCGCCGGCGACGCGTATGAGTGGCTGGCGCATCCGATGCTGACCACGCCAACCTGGTCTTGGCAGGCGATGATCGAACTGGTTGTACCGCTGGCGATCACAGTCGTCGTCGTGCAGAACGGCCAAGGAATCGCAGTCCTCCGAGCAGCCGGTCATCAACCGCCGATCGGGACAGCAACGGTTGCCTGCGGTGTGTTCTCTCTCGTGAACGCGGCGGTGGGTTGTGTCTCGACGTGCCTGACCGGGCCGACGAACGCATTGCTCACGGCGTCGGGAGAGCGGACACGCCAATACACCGCCGGAATCTTCTGCGGCTTACTCGCCGTCGTCTTCGGACTGTTCGCCCCGACTTTCGTCGCGATGATGTTGGGAACTCCCACGGCATTCATCGTCACACTGGGTGGTCTGGCCATGTTGAAGGCACTGCAAGGCGCTTTTGTCACCGCATTCGGCGGGAAGTTCACCTTCGGGGCCCTGATCGCGTTCCTTGTGACAATCTCCGACGTCGAACTGTTCAATATCGGTGGCGCATTCTGGGGACTCGTCGTGGGAGTGATCGCGTCACGCATCCTGGAGCGCTCCGACTACTCCTGA
- a CDS encoding pentapeptide repeat-containing protein translates to MSQQLFFGVSWRERPDAQQHMFAAFKIVKQLHEMLWYLAEAQERTYDPDAADEARELAASVTSLTRGGLAELFATDIDALHVEVRAVLMEISQEVRGSYFAEVGHLDPNIAAGADLAGSNLRARRLCGADLRGACLIAVDLRGSDLTAVDLLGADLRDARLAGADLSGALYVTQPQVNAASGSADTRLPDALSAPPHWTDF, encoded by the coding sequence GTGTCGCAGCAATTGTTCTTCGGGGTCAGCTGGCGTGAGCGCCCTGACGCTCAGCAACACATGTTCGCCGCCTTCAAGATCGTCAAACAGTTACACGAGATGCTGTGGTACCTGGCTGAGGCTCAGGAACGCACCTACGACCCCGATGCTGCGGACGAAGCTCGCGAACTCGCAGCCTCCGTCACCTCACTGACTCGCGGCGGTCTGGCCGAACTGTTCGCGACTGACATCGACGCCCTCCATGTCGAGGTCAGGGCAGTGCTGATGGAGATAAGTCAGGAAGTTCGGGGTTCGTACTTCGCCGAGGTAGGTCACCTTGACCCGAATATTGCAGCCGGGGCAGACCTTGCCGGATCGAACCTGCGGGCACGCAGGTTGTGTGGGGCCGATCTGCGTGGTGCCTGCCTGATCGCAGTGGATCTGAGGGGAAGTGACCTCACGGCTGTCGACCTGCTCGGGGCGGATTTACGTGATGCCAGATTAGCGGGCGCCGATCTCTCGGGCGCGTTGTACGTCACCCAACCTCAGGTGAACGCAGCCAGCGGTAGTGCTGACACGCGATTGCCCGACGCTCTGTCAGCCCCGCCACATTGGACGGATTTCTAG
- a CDS encoding dimethylamine monooxygenase subunit DmmA family protein, whose protein sequence is MSVCIESTSVPRWDAERLLTDPDGRYFTVVSFGDHAHTDAAQVVGKHSGHRVSWLKLAPDWSAATSAVLQREFAAARVGWRLIVIGTEIEVLQACSTAIAAGAIPAEILTYVIDDAQRRVYCVHCRHVHQSNAPVGALSPCPRCDTDLFVYHHVSRRYGAYLGFMADAEEQG, encoded by the coding sequence GTGAGTGTCTGTATCGAATCGACCAGCGTTCCGCGCTGGGACGCCGAACGCCTGCTCACCGATCCGGACGGGCGTTACTTCACCGTCGTCTCCTTCGGCGACCACGCACATACCGATGCCGCCCAGGTGGTCGGTAAGCATTCCGGCCACCGGGTCAGCTGGTTGAAACTCGCTCCGGACTGGAGTGCCGCAACTTCCGCGGTGTTGCAGCGAGAGTTCGCTGCCGCGAGAGTGGGGTGGCGATTAATCGTGATCGGCACCGAAATAGAAGTGCTACAGGCATGTTCGACGGCAATCGCTGCGGGTGCCATACCCGCAGAGATCCTCACGTACGTCATCGACGACGCGCAACGCAGGGTCTATTGCGTGCATTGCCGGCACGTTCATCAATCGAATGCACCTGTAGGAGCACTCAGCCCGTGTCCACGATGTGATACCGATTTGTTTGTCTACCACCACGTATCCCGCAGGTACGGTGCCTACCTCGGGTTCATGGCTGACGCCGAGGAGCAAGGATGA